One region of Sphingomonas kaistensis genomic DNA includes:
- a CDS encoding response regulator, whose protein sequence is MGTAHSILVVEDEPLIAMMLEDFLETLGHRIHASCDNLADAMKACEEGGFDVAILDVNLKGELVWPVAEALSDRGVPFVIASGGHVEPPPASFAEAPLLEKPYTIDRIGPVLEQAAG, encoded by the coding sequence GTGGGTACTGCACACTCCATTCTCGTCGTCGAAGACGAGCCGCTGATCGCCATGATGCTCGAGGACTTCCTCGAGACGCTGGGCCATCGCATTCATGCCAGTTGCGACAATCTCGCCGATGCCATGAAGGCGTGTGAGGAGGGGGGCTTTGATGTCGCCATTCTCGACGTCAACCTGAAGGGCGAGCTGGTCTGGCCGGTTGCCGAAGCGCTGAGCGATCGCGGCGTCCCCTTCGTGATCGCCAGCGGCGGTCATGTCGAGCCGCCGCCCGCGAGCTTTGCCGAAGCGCCCCTGCTCGAGAAGCCTTACACCATCGATCGGATCGGCCCGGTCCTCGAACAGGCTGCCGGTTGA
- a CDS encoding L,D-transpeptidase family protein: MNKLLLSTTVLALLAVPGVADARKKPKAAPAAAPVVRVAPTDPVELYYFQHGEAPIWLRNDATRSAVGQLSSVLRRSSIDGFAAGPALAADVDAALASAAPGNAEATRQAEVRISKAWVAYMQYLRTPPKGLVYGYELLKPQSRPDQILLTTAASPDLRAAIIRLSDVNPVYRSLRDAALASGVTSADPQLLSNLERARALPAGGRFALVDAGNATLTMYENGQAVDRMKVIVGTGETQTPMIASIIHYAVLNPYWEVPPSLTKKIIAPGVLKGGDAYLKRNGYEVMSNWTNDATVVPAGDVKWAALAKDPGLVRVRQRPGPLNSLAGMKVPFPSGQDIFLHDTLDKAKFLKTDRHLSNGCVRLEDAQRFYRWLHGNSPAPTTKEADVLVKLPQGVPIYLTYLTQEQGADGRLASRGDPYGWDGRPDRQLAAATYTSPTRGAP; the protein is encoded by the coding sequence GTGAACAAGCTCCTGCTTTCAACAACTGTTCTCGCGCTCCTGGCGGTGCCGGGTGTCGCTGACGCCCGCAAAAAGCCTAAGGCCGCGCCCGCCGCTGCTCCGGTGGTGCGGGTCGCGCCGACCGATCCGGTCGAACTCTACTACTTCCAGCATGGCGAGGCGCCGATCTGGCTTCGCAACGATGCGACCCGTTCCGCGGTCGGCCAGCTGTCGTCAGTCCTGCGCCGCTCGAGCATCGACGGCTTTGCGGCTGGTCCGGCCCTTGCAGCCGACGTCGACGCGGCCCTAGCCTCGGCCGCGCCCGGCAATGCCGAAGCGACCCGCCAGGCCGAGGTGCGGATCAGCAAGGCGTGGGTCGCCTACATGCAGTATCTGCGCACCCCGCCCAAGGGCCTGGTCTACGGCTACGAGCTGCTCAAGCCGCAGAGCCGGCCGGACCAGATCCTGCTGACAACCGCTGCCTCTCCCGACCTGCGCGCCGCGATCATCCGCCTGTCGGACGTCAATCCGGTCTATCGCTCGCTGCGTGACGCTGCGCTGGCAAGCGGCGTGACCAGTGCTGACCCGCAATTGCTGTCCAACCTGGAGCGGGCACGCGCGCTTCCCGCCGGGGGCCGTTTCGCCTTGGTGGATGCCGGCAATGCGACCCTCACCATGTACGAGAACGGGCAGGCCGTGGACCGGATGAAGGTCATCGTCGGCACCGGCGAGACGCAGACGCCGATGATCGCCAGCATCATCCATTATGCGGTGCTCAATCCCTATTGGGAGGTGCCGCCGAGCCTGACCAAGAAGATCATCGCGCCGGGCGTGCTGAAGGGCGGCGACGCCTATCTCAAGCGCAATGGCTATGAGGTGATGAGCAACTGGACCAACGATGCGACGGTGGTTCCCGCGGGCGACGTGAAGTGGGCGGCGCTGGCGAAGGATCCGGGCCTGGTGCGGGTCCGGCAGCGGCCGGGGCCGCTGAACAGCCTTGCGGGGATGAAGGTCCCGTTCCCGAGCGGGCAGGACATCTTCCTTCACGACACGCTGGACAAGGCGAAGTTCCTGAAGACCGACCGCCACCTGTCGAACGGCTGCGTGCGGCTGGAGGATGCGCAGCGCTTCTACCGTTGGCTGCACGGCAATAGCCCCGCGCCGACCACCAAGGAGGCTGACGTGCTCGTCAAGCTTCCCCAGGGCGTTCCGATCTACCTGACCTACCTGACTCAGGAACAGGGCGCTGACGGGCGCCTGGCGTCGCGTGGCGACCCTTATGGATGGGATGGGCGTCCTGACCGGCAGCTTGCGGCGGCGACCTACACCAGCCCGACCCGCGGGGCGCCCTGA
- a CDS encoding outer membrane protein, with protein sequence MRKYLLAAVAAAAITSPAMARDGAGYVGVDLGALLVEDVSIDVTNSAGIAFDDYAIGDHKYGYDVGVNAGYDFGALRAEAEVAYKRAKHDEYIINGAIVDAGGRTTSLSVMGNLLLDFGADDGWQGFVGGGAGYARTRVNLSTATLSNRRISDSGFAWQVLAGVRYPVSDNIDFGLKYRFFNHDLDDTLTFAPVAAVTGDAKSRLRSHSLMASLAFNLGGVAPPPPPPPPPPPPPPPPPPPTQTCPDGSVILATDACPVPPPPPPPPPVEPVRG encoded by the coding sequence ATGCGCAAATACCTCCTGGCGGCCGTCGCAGCGGCTGCCATCACCTCGCCGGCGATGGCCCGCGATGGTGCGGGCTACGTCGGCGTCGATCTTGGAGCATTGCTCGTCGAAGACGTGTCAATCGATGTCACCAACAGCGCTGGCATCGCATTTGACGACTACGCCATCGGCGATCACAAGTACGGTTACGACGTCGGCGTGAATGCCGGCTATGACTTCGGTGCCCTCCGCGCCGAAGCCGAAGTGGCCTACAAGCGCGCCAAGCACGACGAATACATCATCAACGGCGCGATCGTTGACGCCGGTGGCCGTACGACCTCGCTGTCTGTCATGGGCAACCTGCTCCTTGACTTCGGTGCGGACGATGGCTGGCAGGGCTTCGTTGGCGGCGGTGCTGGCTATGCCCGCACCCGCGTCAACCTGTCGACTGCCACTCTCAGCAACCGTCGCATCAGCGACAGCGGTTTCGCTTGGCAGGTTCTTGCCGGCGTTCGCTATCCGGTAAGCGACAACATCGATTTCGGTCTGAAGTATCGTTTCTTCAACCACGATCTCGATGACACGCTGACCTTTGCTCCGGTTGCGGCCGTTACGGGCGACGCCAAGTCGCGCCTGCGCTCGCACTCGCTGATGGCCAGCCTGGCGTTCAACCTCGGTGGGGTGGCCCCGCCGCCGCCGCCGCCGCCGCCGCCGCCGCCGCCGCCTCCCCCGCCGCCTCCGCCGACGCAGACTTGCCCGGACGGTTCGGTGATCCTGGCGACCGACGCGTGCCCGGTGCCGCCGCCGCCGCCGCCGCCGCCGCCGGTCGAGCCGGTTCGCGGCTAA
- a CDS encoding hybrid sensor histidine kinase/response regulator, with translation MLHARLAAIDAEPVSRGEPWLVPLILAALLGGLALLALAFAELLVAVALGAAAVAAALLGWVRRRPADLSQAALAIAPDFALVAAGLNLCPDPVALTDSDGALLSLNRAYRDRFPDLPAPAHLGSGDEGLAALSDARLHALRDGESMAVDLSGDSGPLTVSVERVGQGRDLLLWRFPPSPRSPLDVLVARLTSAEGEVLGEAGVLAAAVDADGQVIAANPLFCRRAQAAAGPGVRMDSLLEGAGEGRVRLAAEGASGPMLRLLHIPVEPGSGEPAGLALLFATGETPGLAEPASLQALLDLLPLGLALVDRDGRFLTSNKAFRRAASLDEDKALPAFPSDLVVKEDKAAVADAVRRNSRGPAMSGDLAVRLPHQPGEPVALTIAGLRNLGEASVLLLLKDNSEEAKLKRQVAQATKMQAVGQLAGGVAHDFNNILTAIIGHCDLMLMRHTPGDSDYDDIQQIKSNSNRAAGLTRQLLAFSRQQTLRPQVLQLPDVVSEVSHLLKRLLGETVVLQVKHGRELGAVRADPGQLEQVIVNLAVNARDAMLGSGGGKLIIQTYAVRADQVAELGSDILPIADYTALSISDTGCGIPPSVLGKIFEPFFTTKEVGKGTGLGLSTVYGIVKQSGGFIFADSKVGEGTSFVIYLPVHQEERTVAVRAAAPAPKVEETWGTGVVLLVEDEAMVRTVAERALTRQGYTVLTAANGEEALEIVGRGEVIDLLITDVVMPIMDGPTMVREARLTRPELPILFMSGYAEEQLRRSIDFDNVAFLPKPFSVQQLSEAARRILAAR, from the coding sequence ATGCTCCACGCCAGGCTCGCCGCGATCGATGCTGAACCCGTATCGCGCGGCGAGCCCTGGCTGGTGCCGTTGATCCTTGCCGCGTTGCTCGGCGGCCTTGCCTTGCTGGCGCTGGCGTTTGCCGAGCTGTTGGTGGCCGTAGCGCTTGGGGCTGCTGCGGTTGCTGCCGCCCTGCTTGGATGGGTACGGCGCCGGCCGGCCGACCTGTCCCAAGCAGCCCTGGCGATTGCGCCCGATTTTGCGCTGGTAGCGGCTGGGCTGAACCTTTGCCCCGATCCAGTGGCGTTGACCGATAGCGACGGCGCCCTGCTCAGCCTCAACCGGGCGTACCGTGATCGCTTTCCCGATCTCCCGGCGCCCGCTCACCTTGGGTCCGGCGACGAGGGGCTGGCGGCCCTGTCGGACGCGCGGCTCCATGCCCTGCGCGACGGCGAGAGCATGGCGGTCGACCTGTCTGGCGACAGCGGACCGCTAACCGTCTCCGTCGAGAGGGTGGGACAGGGCCGCGATCTCCTGCTGTGGCGCTTCCCACCCTCGCCACGCTCGCCGCTCGACGTCCTCGTGGCGCGGCTCACCAGCGCGGAAGGGGAGGTGCTGGGCGAGGCCGGCGTGCTTGCCGCAGCGGTCGATGCCGATGGGCAGGTCATCGCCGCCAACCCGTTGTTCTGTCGCCGGGCACAAGCCGCCGCGGGCCCCGGCGTCCGGATGGACAGCCTGCTCGAAGGGGCTGGCGAGGGACGGGTACGGCTTGCTGCCGAGGGCGCAAGCGGTCCGATGCTTCGCCTGCTTCACATTCCGGTCGAACCCGGGTCCGGTGAGCCCGCCGGACTGGCGCTATTGTTCGCGACCGGGGAAACGCCCGGCCTGGCCGAACCGGCAAGCCTCCAGGCGCTGCTCGACCTCCTTCCGCTCGGCCTTGCGCTGGTCGACCGCGATGGCCGGTTCCTGACCAGCAACAAGGCATTCCGCCGGGCCGCTTCGCTCGACGAGGACAAGGCGCTGCCGGCTTTTCCGAGCGACCTGGTGGTGAAGGAAGACAAGGCCGCAGTGGCCGACGCCGTGCGCCGCAACAGCCGCGGCCCGGCGATGTCGGGCGATCTTGCCGTGCGCCTGCCGCACCAGCCGGGCGAGCCGGTCGCGCTGACCATCGCGGGGCTGCGCAATCTCGGCGAGGCGAGCGTCCTCCTCCTGCTCAAGGACAATAGCGAGGAAGCCAAGCTGAAGCGGCAGGTCGCGCAGGCGACCAAGATGCAGGCAGTGGGCCAGCTCGCCGGCGGCGTAGCGCACGACTTCAACAACATCCTAACCGCCATCATCGGCCACTGCGACCTCATGCTGATGCGGCACACGCCGGGCGACAGCGATTACGACGACATCCAGCAGATCAAGTCGAACTCCAACCGCGCAGCGGGCCTCACCCGCCAGCTGCTCGCCTTTTCGCGCCAGCAGACCCTGCGTCCGCAAGTGCTGCAATTGCCCGATGTGGTCAGCGAGGTCAGCCACCTGCTCAAACGCCTGCTGGGCGAGACGGTGGTGCTGCAGGTCAAGCACGGGCGCGAATTGGGAGCGGTGAGGGCCGATCCCGGGCAGCTCGAGCAGGTGATCGTCAACCTCGCGGTCAACGCGCGCGACGCTATGCTGGGGTCCGGCGGCGGCAAGCTGATCATCCAGACCTATGCGGTACGCGCCGACCAGGTCGCCGAGCTCGGGTCCGACATCCTGCCGATCGCGGATTACACCGCGCTCAGCATCTCGGATACCGGCTGCGGCATTCCGCCGTCCGTGCTGGGCAAGATTTTCGAGCCTTTCTTCACCACCAAGGAAGTGGGCAAGGGGACCGGGCTCGGGCTGTCGACCGTCTACGGCATCGTCAAGCAGTCAGGCGGATTCATCTTCGCCGACAGCAAGGTAGGCGAGGGCACCAGCTTCGTCATCTACCTGCCGGTGCACCAGGAAGAGCGCACCGTGGCGGTCCGCGCCGCCGCCCCCGCACCCAAGGTGGAGGAGACGTGGGGAACCGGCGTGGTGTTGCTGGTTGAGGACGAGGCGATGGTCCGCACCGTGGCTGAGCGCGCGCTGACCCGCCAGGGCTATACGGTGCTGACGGCCGCCAACGGCGAGGAAGCGCTCGAGATCGTCGGGCGCGGAGAGGTGATCGACCTGCTCATCACCGACGTCGTCATGCCGATCATGGACGGGCCCACCATGGTCCGCGAAGCACGCCTGACCCGGCCCGAGTTGCCGATCCTTTTCATGTCGGGTTACGCCGAGGAACAGCTGCGCCGCTCGATCGACTTCGACAACGTCGCCTTCCTGCCTAAGCCCTTCTCCGTACAGCAACTTTCCGAAGCCGCCCGGCGGATCCTGGCCGCCCGCTGA
- a CDS encoding LuxR C-terminal-related transcriptional regulator codes for MLASVDEERLVETVGFSPIATVLSNPRKADNPLEVANQAFCELTGYAEGEILGRNCRFLSGAATEPWLTERIREGVRNRKSVLVDILNYKKDGTPFRNAVLVTPLFDANGELAWFLGSQVELGMESTAVFSGRRERAILAVNTLPPRQRQVLELIAKGLLNKQIAWELKISEKTVKMHRALLMERLGVPTSADLIRLAVEAGL; via the coding sequence GTGCTGGCTTCGGTGGATGAAGAGCGTCTGGTCGAAACGGTGGGATTCAGTCCCATCGCGACCGTGTTGAGCAACCCGCGCAAGGCGGACAATCCTCTCGAGGTCGCCAATCAGGCCTTCTGCGAGCTCACCGGCTATGCGGAAGGCGAAATCCTCGGCCGTAATTGCCGCTTCCTGTCGGGCGCCGCGACGGAACCCTGGCTGACGGAACGGATCCGCGAAGGCGTCCGCAACCGCAAGTCGGTCCTGGTCGATATCCTCAACTACAAGAAGGACGGCACGCCATTCCGCAATGCGGTGCTGGTGACGCCGCTATTCGACGCCAACGGCGAACTCGCCTGGTTCCTCGGCAGCCAGGTGGAGCTTGGCATGGAGAGCACCGCGGTGTTCAGCGGCCGCCGCGAGCGGGCGATCCTGGCGGTGAACACCCTCCCGCCGCGCCAGCGTCAGGTGCTGGAACTGATCGCCAAGGGCCTGCTCAACAAGCAGATCGCCTGGGAACTCAAAATCAGCGAGAAGACGGTGAAGATGCACCGTGCGCTGCTGATGGAGCGGCTGGGCGTGCCGACCAGCGCCGACCTCATCCGCCTGGCTGTCGAAGCCGGGCTCTAG
- a CDS encoding CCA tRNA nucleotidyltransferase, with product MNNVHELRALVARPGIAAAFTALGEGQARLVGGAVRDGLLGIAVSDVDVATMLSPYEVMRRCGAAGIKTIPTGIAHGTVTAVSAGETLEITTLRADLATDGRHATVGFTDDWREDAARRDFTINALYFDPATGEVHDYFGGLPDLAAHRVRFIGEPLQRIAEDHLRILRFFRFTARFGSQVDADGLAACAARANDLMALSRERIADEWLKLLALPDPVATVALMLGHGLLAPVLPEIGGDGSERLAPLVGAERTAKLAPDPLRRFAALLPQDPLVAEKVAARLKLSNKARKRLASAAVPYAGEHPRALAYRIGVAEAQDRLLLGGAVDAAAALEGWSPPRLPVGGGQLIARGLTPGPAVARTLKTIEDQWVNEGFPDADRLDQLVQHALGRSAG from the coding sequence GTGAACAACGTGCACGAACTCCGCGCCCTCGTCGCCAGGCCCGGGATCGCGGCGGCCTTCACCGCACTTGGCGAAGGGCAGGCCCGGCTGGTCGGTGGAGCGGTGCGCGACGGCCTGCTCGGGATCGCCGTGTCCGACGTCGATGTCGCGACGATGCTCAGCCCCTATGAGGTGATGCGGCGGTGCGGCGCCGCCGGGATCAAAACCATCCCGACCGGCATCGCCCATGGCACCGTCACCGCGGTCAGCGCCGGCGAAACGCTCGAGATCACGACCCTGCGCGCGGACCTCGCCACCGACGGGCGCCACGCGACGGTGGGCTTCACCGACGACTGGCGCGAGGACGCGGCGCGCCGCGACTTCACCATCAACGCGCTTTACTTCGACCCGGCCACCGGTGAGGTGCATGATTATTTCGGCGGGCTGCCCGACCTTGCGGCCCACCGCGTCAGGTTTATCGGCGAGCCGCTCCAGCGCATCGCCGAGGATCACCTCCGCATCCTGCGCTTCTTCCGCTTCACGGCCCGGTTCGGAAGCCAGGTCGACGCGGACGGACTTGCCGCCTGCGCGGCCCGGGCCAACGACCTCATGGCGCTGTCACGCGAACGGATCGCCGACGAGTGGCTGAAGTTGCTGGCGCTGCCCGACCCGGTCGCGACCGTCGCATTGATGCTCGGTCACGGCCTCCTCGCACCGGTCCTGCCCGAGATCGGCGGCGACGGAAGCGAGCGGCTGGCACCGCTGGTCGGCGCTGAACGGACGGCAAAGCTCGCACCCGACCCGCTGCGACGCTTCGCCGCATTGCTGCCGCAGGACCCTCTCGTTGCCGAGAAAGTCGCGGCCCGGCTCAAGCTCAGCAACAAGGCCCGCAAACGCTTGGCGTCCGCCGCGGTCCCCTATGCCGGAGAGCACCCTCGCGCACTCGCCTACCGGATCGGCGTTGCCGAAGCGCAGGACCGGCTGCTGCTCGGCGGCGCGGTGGATGCAGCAGCGGCGCTGGAGGGCTGGTCGCCGCCGCGCCTGCCGGTCGGCGGCGGCCAGCTGATCGCGCGCGGGCTGACGCCCGGCCCAGCGGTCGCGCGCACCTTGAAGACTATCGAGGATCAGTGGGTGAACGAGGGCTTCCCCGACGCCGACCGGCTCGACCAGCTGGTCCAGCACGCGCTTGGTCGATCGGCGGGCTGA
- a CDS encoding M13 family metallopeptidase codes for MKRLLLALAATTALAGCATTPAPVDTAAVEPAPAAPAAATPAQPKPELGTYGFDAKGMDTTVLPGDNFYSFANGTWAKNTPIPADKSNYGMFGALDDLSKERTKTLIEEAAKDSNSRIGTVYGSFMDQAAIEAKGLAPIKPWLDQVKGLSNRSALPSLYAEAAKNGVGTPFAAYVGQDDKNPDSYILSLYQSGLGMPDRDYYLSNDAKIAEVRAKYLQHLTNVLTLAGEANAATRAKAVLAHETAIARVHWTRVDSRDATKTYNKLTLAQLRTRAPGFDFGRMFGEIGAGASKDLLVAQPSAITGMARIVSRAPLGVLKDQLLVRSLNAYAAVLPSAFDKEQFAFYGTALGGTPEQEARWKRGVDFTVGTLQDDVSKLYVARYFPPETKAAADALVKNVVEAMGRRIDNLAWMAPETKQRARLKLANFKTKIGYPDQWRDMSGLEVAPGDAFGNALRSNRFDVAYNMNKLGKPIYRWEWGMTPMTVNAYANFSMSEIVFPAAILQPPFFDPNADPAVNYGGIGAVIGHEISHHFDDQGSKYDENGRLADWWTPADVAAFKAATDKLVAQYDAYEVFPGAKVNGRFTLGENIGDLAGVTVAYDAYQHSLNGQPAPAIDGTTGDQRFYLGWAQVWRRNYREANLRNRLLTDPHSPSEQRVFVVRNFDSWYNAYNVQAGQKLYLAPEQRVRVW; via the coding sequence ATGAAGCGACTTCTTCTTGCCCTTGCCGCCACCACTGCGCTTGCCGGCTGCGCGACCACCCCGGCCCCGGTCGACACCGCTGCCGTCGAGCCTGCGCCCGCCGCGCCTGCCGCCGCCACCCCCGCCCAGCCGAAGCCCGAGCTCGGAACCTACGGGTTCGACGCCAAGGGCATGGACACCACCGTCCTCCCCGGCGACAATTTCTATTCCTTTGCGAATGGCACCTGGGCCAAGAACACGCCGATCCCGGCGGACAAGTCCAACTACGGCATGTTCGGCGCGCTCGATGACCTTTCCAAGGAGCGCACCAAGACCCTGATCGAGGAAGCCGCCAAGGATTCGAACAGCCGGATCGGAACTGTCTACGGCAGCTTCATGGACCAGGCCGCGATCGAGGCGAAGGGCCTTGCGCCGATCAAGCCGTGGCTGGACCAGGTCAAGGGACTGTCCAATCGCTCGGCGCTGCCCAGCCTGTATGCCGAGGCCGCCAAGAACGGGGTCGGAACGCCGTTCGCCGCCTATGTCGGCCAGGACGACAAGAACCCGGATTCCTACATCCTCTCGCTCTACCAGAGCGGGCTCGGAATGCCCGACCGCGATTATTACCTGTCGAACGACGCCAAGATTGCCGAAGTCCGCGCCAAATATCTCCAGCACCTCACCAACGTCCTGACGCTGGCCGGTGAGGCCAACGCCGCCACCCGCGCCAAGGCGGTGCTCGCGCACGAAACCGCAATCGCCCGCGTGCACTGGACCCGCGTCGACAGCCGCGACGCGACCAAGACCTATAACAAGCTGACCCTGGCGCAGCTTCGGACCCGTGCCCCCGGCTTCGATTTCGGCCGCATGTTCGGCGAGATCGGCGCTGGTGCGAGCAAGGACCTGCTCGTCGCCCAGCCGTCGGCGATCACCGGCATGGCCCGGATCGTCAGTCGCGCCCCGCTTGGCGTCCTCAAGGACCAGCTGCTCGTCCGTTCGCTCAATGCCTATGCCGCGGTCTTGCCGAGCGCGTTCGACAAGGAGCAGTTCGCTTTCTACGGCACCGCGCTTGGCGGCACGCCGGAACAGGAAGCCCGCTGGAAGCGCGGCGTCGATTTCACCGTCGGCACGCTCCAGGACGACGTCAGCAAGCTGTATGTCGCCCGCTACTTCCCGCCGGAAACCAAGGCCGCGGCGGACGCGCTCGTCAAGAACGTGGTCGAGGCGATGGGCCGCCGGATCGACAACCTCGCCTGGATGGCCCCGGAGACCAAGCAGCGCGCCCGCCTCAAGCTCGCCAATTTCAAGACCAAGATTGGTTATCCCGATCAGTGGCGCGACATGAGCGGGCTCGAGGTCGCGCCGGGCGACGCCTTCGGCAATGCGCTGCGTTCGAACCGCTTCGACGTCGCCTACAACATGAACAAGCTCGGCAAGCCGATCTACCGTTGGGAATGGGGCATGACCCCGATGACGGTGAACGCCTATGCCAATTTCTCGATGAGCGAGATCGTGTTCCCGGCGGCGATCCTGCAGCCGCCCTTCTTCGATCCCAACGCCGACCCGGCAGTCAATTACGGCGGTATCGGCGCGGTGATCGGCCACGAAATCAGCCACCACTTCGATGACCAGGGCTCGAAATATGACGAGAACGGCCGTCTTGCCGACTGGTGGACCCCGGCCGACGTCGCCGCCTTCAAGGCGGCGACCGACAAGCTGGTCGCGCAGTACGACGCTTACGAGGTCTTCCCGGGCGCCAAGGTCAACGGCCGCTTCACGCTGGGCGAGAACATCGGCGATCTGGCCGGCGTGACCGTCGCCTACGACGCTTACCAGCACAGCCTGAATGGCCAGCCGGCGCCGGCCATCGACGGCACCACCGGCGACCAGCGTTTCTATCTCGGCTGGGCGCAGGTCTGGCGGCGCAACTATCGCGAGGCCAATCTTCGCAACCGTCTGCTGACCGATCCGCACAGCCCTTCGGAACAGCGCGTATTCGTGGTCCGCAATTTCGACAGCTGGTACAACGCCTACAACGTACAGGCGGGCCAAAAGCTTTATCTGGCGCCGGAGCAGCGCGTCCGCGTATGGTAG